The following are encoded in a window of Primulina eburnea isolate SZY01 chromosome 4, ASM2296580v1, whole genome shotgun sequence genomic DNA:
- the LOC140830067 gene encoding uncharacterized protein, producing the protein MPKENKPNARVFAITQKDADDSNDVMAGIILINEMPAYVLFDCGVTYSFISKRFTKKLRSIPEILVEPFSVATPTSKKIETHRVHRDCKICINEHLFQAELIQLNMVEFEAILGMNWLSKNHAIVDWRLKNVKLRAPNQEEIVYYGEVKKQESLLSASQTWKATKNGEEFT; encoded by the coding sequence ATGCCGAAGGAAAATAAGCCTAACGCTCGTGTGTTTGCAATAACTCAGAAAGATGCAGATGACTCAAATGATGTCATGGCAGGTATCATTCTAATCAATGAAATGCCAGCTTATGTATTGTTTGATTGTGGCGTCACTTATTCATTTATATCTAAAAGGTTCACTAAGAAATTAAGGTCTATACCTGAGATACTTGTCGAACCTTTTAGCGTAGCAACTCCTACTAGTAAGAAAATTGAAACACATAGAGTTCACAGAGATTGTAAGATCTGTATCAATGAGCACCTATTTCAAGCTGAATtgattcaactaaacatggtaGAGTTCGAAGCCATTCTGGGAATGAATTGGCTATCAAAGAATCACGCAATTGTAGATTGGCGCTTGAAGAACGTCAAACTAAGGGCTCCAAACCAAGAAGAAATCGTTTACTATGGAGAAGTCAAGAAACAAGAATCCTTACTATCTGCTTCCCAGACTTGGAAAGCCACGAAAAATGGAGAAGAATTTACCTAG